The genomic region ATGTATGTTTCTAGCCTTTATGGTTGCATGGAAAATCTTAAAAACATTAGTTGAATGTAAACAAATGCAGTGTGTTCTTTCTGGAACTGCAGAaaacctgaaacaatagctctgagaattGAGAGCTACCCCCATTCATGTCAGTGTGGTATTTAACTCTGACACATAAACAAACAAAGATGGCAATTTAAAATGGCAACATTGTCAACTAGTTCATTGCTGCTAATTTTAGCAGAAAAACCTCAACTATTGTGCTTATCCCCCAATCATTTCCCACTGCTTTTCGGTGCTAAAACCTTCAATTCCCCTGAAATTTTTGTAATGTTTTTTATATGTTTCAACATAAAATTTGCAGCACCTAGAAAACTGAGAATATAGGGAAGGCATAAAATACACTAAATATCACACTAAATATCACAGGGGTATGTCGTTGAATGTATTAGTCAATTAATACTTAATTAagttaagggtttttttaaattaaatggtgCTGCCACAGTATTTTCAGTCTGTTGCAGAAATTAGAAGGTCTTTGTCACAGAATTTAGGCCCAGCTTTCTGTTCTTGATCACCATTGTCACTGTATTTTCTGCACCTTTATCTGATAACAGCAGGTTAGTATGCTTCTTCATAATTCCTTTCAATTTTTATGAGTTATGGCACTGGTACTGCATTGCCTTCCTAGCAATATTTCCCCCACTCCTTCCTCTGTAATTACATACTAAGAATCTTTGGTATATACATCTTGGGAGAGAGGGAGTAGTCTGTGGGATTCTttagttggcttttagctcatgtggtagaggctcatgcactaagctccagaggttcctGGTTCAATCCTGTTTGTCAGCATTACACTACTCTGGGCTGTTGTTCTGTAGCGGGGTAGTCACCCCGCTCCTGCTCGGAGGTGTTAAAAGCAGTCCTGGAGGGGGGTTGTGGTTGGGTAAAAGGGATTTAGAACAGCTGGGGAAGTTGAATGAGTAGCTGACGACAGCTGTGGCCAGTTCAATTAGggcacagctggcccttataagagggctgtgagCCACAGGCTAAaaaagagtctctctctagctgttgaGAAGGGTTGGCCTGGTTGCTGGAAGCTGAGTAgggtacctaaagtggagcagggctggggaaaggcctgggGACCTCTGGCCTGGaaaatccccaggctgcaggccttgttaaaggccgaGAAGGtattggggttgcagaggggcagcctaagtgtaggcagaggcagcaggtccgaaccctccttgccaatgatgagtggcaattatactgcagtccgccccagtgagGGGCTAGATGCTGACTGACAGTAGcccaagactgaggcaaggtggcgatagggggttgggggttccctggggaggggagacccagtgagacTGTTGGGTACTGtcgggggcagaaccccaagagaaggggcaccaggggccaggagggacactggggccagcagcaaggcaagacactggcctgcagagggtgctctggagactggtgagctaattccctgggtGACCAGCAGAAGGTGCCGCAGGCGTGAGTTGTCGGCGTCGCCCTGCTACGTGTTCATAAACTTCTTTTGCCAAATCTGATTTAAGTAAATCATATCTAATTGATAAGTGGCATTTGAGAAAGTATTCTGCTCAACTATTCTGAGGGGTAGCCTCAAGTGTAGACTTATGCAATAAGTGATGATAGAAATCTGAAACACAGTGATGAAGGATTCCAACTTTTAAGGGTCTACATAAAACATTTTACTAATCCACTTGATACTGGGTGATACACATCAGCTCCAGTGTATCTAACTTAATTTTCCTTGACAAATATTTGAAATTCTTTGCAAATGAATTGAACACAATTATCTAAAACAATCTCTTCAAATGGCAAGTTTGCAGAGGTGCTTTCTGTAACTGAAGAGCATTTGTCTTGTAGATTCAGACAAGATAGCTGCATCCACAGCTCCTTCTAGGGTAATTTCCTTTGTATAACttgggctcagcagctgctctgctgttccttaggccttgtctacactaccaagctTTGCCGATAAAAGTGATGTCAACACATAAAAATCATAATGTCATGATTACACTCACGCCCTCTGTTGGTAGAACACGTCCATAGTTGGGGCATTATCATTGACAGCGTGAGCAATTAATTGTGGGTACCTGTCCCACGGTCCAGCTCAACACCTTCTGTCGCTAtgtgttgtgggaaggcggagctGATCGTGGAGCATCTTGGGACCAGGCTCAatgtcccatgaggcattgctttctgtcccagcattccatgggcttccagATTTCTTTCATGGCATTTTTCAACAGCCCTTATTTGCTGTGCAGCCCagcatctttgtgagaagggatggatcccGCACTGCTCTCGTATGCTCTGTTAACTGTCATGAAGACATTGCGGATGGCAGCGCAGTTAATCATGaagttcctaactgaagaagactCCTGCCCTCCTGCCTGACATGCTGTGTGATATGGATAGGAGTAACTTTAGATTACTTTTGGTATTCATGGAACAGCTGCATAGCAGAGACCgttgcttttgggcttgggaaacaggCCCTGAATGGTGGTATTGTATTGTCATGCAGGTGTGGGTTGATGAGCAGTGGCAACAGAACTTTCGGATGCAGAAAACCATGAGGGGGGGCAGGCCTCCgctaggggtggggtgggactggcgtggggaaccaccccccagcactcaccagcaacATGGCTGGGGCCAGTTCCGCTGCACTTCCTGTTGCTGGTGAGtacaggcccagccctgctgcagtcctcagaggagtgggggcagggctggggtggagtagAGGTGGGGctaggggccatggggaagagtcggagaagggtgggggctttagggaaggggtggagtgggggtgggactggggcagagcaggtgtgggaagaggcggggttggggtggagcaggggtgggggccatggggaagaggcagagcaggggctggagcagcacgcagctgcgcagggcaccaggaaacttggtgccccacatttcctggtgccctacgcagctgcgtactttgcgtacgggtaaggacggccctgtgtGCAGAGCTTGCCCCAGcactgcggtgcaaggacaccagaatgagagctgccctactGGTACAGAAGCATATGGCAATTGCTGTGCTGAAGCTGGTGACttcagactgctaccagtcagctgcaaatcaatttggagttgggaagttgATCACTGGGGGCTgtgttaatgcaagtgtgcaggcaataaatcgcatcctgctatgaaggatcgtgactctgggaaatgtgcatgaaatagtggatggttTGCAGAAATGGATtttcctaactgtggagggggGATAGATGGCACTtatattccaattttggcactAGACCATCTTGCGACAGAGTACATCACTATGAAAGGggacttctccatggtgttgtaggcacttgtggatcaccgtgggcatttcactgacatcagtgcggGGTGATCTGGGAAAGTGCATCACTCACACATcctcaggaacactggcctgtaaaGAGAGCTACAagcggggactttctttccaaaccAGATTACAGtgagggatgttgaaatgcccatagtgatcctgggacaCCCGGCATATCTCTTAcagccgtggctcatgaaaccttacacaggTAACCTGAACAGcagtaaggagcggttcaacaacaggctaagTAGGTGCCAGATGACAGTTGAACATGCCTTTGGCCGATTAAAGGTGCTCTGGCAATGCCTTTAGTGCAGGTTAGGCCTCAATAaggataatattcccatggtcatagctgtGTGTTGTACGTTGCATAATCTTTGTGAAGCTAAAGGTGATAGGTTTGCTCAGGGGTGGAATGCTGAGGCAGACCACTTGgcgctgattttgagcagccagataccagggctatcagAGGAGCCCAGAAGGGCGCAATTCAAATCAGGTAGGCTCTgaggcaacactttgaaaatgagaaccaGTAATGAATATCTCTGTGATTAGTGCTGCAATGTTAAATTACATGTAGTTTTCCTAGGAAGCAATGGTGAAATTTGGGGCCTGACATTCCAGCAAGTACATGAATAAATGGCCTGTGTATGTATTGGTAGTGCCTGCTATCTCAATTTGTAGAAAACAAATAAAGATGAATTACCATTCAAAAACTTTGATTTTATTGCACAAGAAACAACAAACACACAAAGACGCTTGGTGGGAAAGGAGGTACCAGGGAAGGGCAGACTTTCAGAGCAGTTCATAGGTCCAGCTATCATTATGAAAGTTGTCtgagggggtggagtgaaggggaaacCAAGAAGTCCCGGAAAGCGGAAAGGACTGTGCGGGTGAAGTTTGGGGCGGGGCATGGAAAAaagttctgaatgtgctgcaggggagggcaggcatGCATCTGCTCAGGCTGCAGCATTATTAAGGACTCCAGCAGCTGCATTTGCTCCTCCATTACTTTAATCATCCACTCAGAAGCGTCCTTAACAAACTcatgattttcttttctgtcctgcctttcagCTTTCCACCAGTCCTTGCGTTCCCTTTTCTCTGCATCGGAGAAGTGCAGTACTTCCCAGAACATGTCGTCTTTGCTCCGTCTTGGGCACTTTCTTATCTGGCAGAGACGCTTGGCCAGTGTGTGTAGGGtgttcctgaaggccacatctgctgAAGCACAAGGAAAAATGCACAGAAGCATGATTCTAAAATTCAAGCACcgcattgaaacatttcagtaaaatacacCATTTGCAGCATAACAATTGCTTTCTAACTGacccttggcaagcacacatctCTGCAAATACCCAAAGCATGgtgagtgttggggggggggtgccatCAACATGGGGAAAAGAACACTCACTCTGCATGGGTTGTGGTGCAGCCAACTagggaaaaaattctaaaattGTCCTACACTTTTCCACAGGTGGGGGGTCATTCTAGCAGATCTCTCACTACTGTGGGTAAGCAGGGAAATAAGGCTACATCTGCTACATGCTTGTGGCTTCTGCCCTGCTTCCTATGCTGCTCGCTcgcctgtgtgctgctttggtccctgcacaagtgattcCTGAATGGcgtgggaaagtttcctacaacgGGAGAGGGAACAAAGCTGCTCTGCCACGGACTCTTCAGCAAAGGATTGCAaagtacctccaggaaactttcctggagatctctctggaggattcctgtgAGATCTCGGCATGCATCCACACCCTGTTCCCCGTACTGATTAGCTACACAGAGAAATAtccagctcacagaaacacagccagccttcTACATTTCTATACCCACCTTCGCACTACACAAACCACAGTCACTTACCAGGCATCTCCTTTCCTGCTTCTTGCTCACCAgagagcaactgctgagactggctagacacctctggagtggtgaaccgttcctggctgcctgctccaCAGGGCGACCCCGACAGGAGCTCCACATTGTCGTCTAACTCCACCTTTTCATCAATGACTGTGTCCTCTGGATTAGGTCCTCTTTTCGCCACGTCCAGGCCCGCCCAAGTATCCATGGGGCTCTTGGTGATGGATGTGGGGTCACCACCGAGGATAGCATCCAGCATCCAGCAGATCTTAGGTGCAGCACCGGAGCAACGGTTTGCCTCCCTCGTCGTATGGTactcctgcctcagctcctttatcttcactcTGTACTGCTACATGTCCCAATCGTACCCCTTTTCGCACAAGCCTTGAGAAATGTACACATGGGTGGCTGGTGACCAGGCTGTTGGAGGAGGCtaacccctgccccctcacttgtgcccaaggccccgcccctccccatctgcccccctttctgtccccctcccccacaggagcccagagcaccgCAGTGGCAGCGCTCCTGGCCCCCGGTGCTCTGGGCGCTGTGGCTAGCCCCGGTGCTCCGGGCGGTGCAGCACCAACACCCGGACTCCCTGTGGGAGGCAGACCAGCCAGGCTGGGGCAACCGAGGCAGAGTGCTGGGAACCACAGGAGGgggcctggcctgggggcagagcatgggaGAGGCCACCTTACCCATGCCTACGATACCCGCCGCACATGAACGTACCTGTAGGTGTCCCAATTCCTGCAGCtcaagcgcagctgggactgcacagcctcctctccccatatactgagcAGCTCCGCAGTGGTCCAAGCGGGAGAGCGTTTGCTGCAATAAGCCAccatggtcacctgggaagatgtgATGAGACCTCTCCATGCAGAGCCAACAGGAAactgaatttcaaaaattcctggggcttCTAAGAGGGAAGGACGGAtggttgtttacctggctgcagggcaatggagttcaaactgctgaccccAGCAGTCACGAAGGGCATTATGGGACATCTCCTGAGGCCAATAAAAGCGATAAAATCAAGCACTTTGTCAACAAAAATTTAGAGAAAAAAAGACTTATGTCTCTCGTCAGGGTGGTTGTATTTTGTTGCCAAAACAGGGCATTTGTGCTGCCAGAAGTCGCACTGCAGTGTGTACGCATTCACTGTTTTGTCGACACTACTTtgtagtgtaaacaaggccttatTCTAAAAACAAGGCTGACTCTCCATATGATCTCTAAGGGCTTCTTACTGGAAGTTACAAAATGACATATAGTGAAGAGTTTCATTAAATTGAGTAGGTGTTCAGAAATATTTTGCTTCCATAGTGGACGAGGAAGTGGagttggaggaggatggggggcagGTGACAAGGACATGTGATCTGGGACTTGTTCTTAACTCTGgaggggtctagccagtcccaaCACTCTGGCTCTGGCATGCCTGATGCAGGAGAGAGGAGCTCTGGTAAGTACTCATTGTGCTTTGATACTGCAGGGAGACATGAGGTAGAgctatgctttttaaaaatcaggataGAAGAGGCATTAATATACAGGAAAAAGttctggggggaggaaggaaataTTTTTCTGACAGATTTTAAAGATTGGTGACTGACCTGCTTAGAGATTTTGAATGCTAATTGTCCTAGTGGAGATTAATTAGTGGGTAGAGTGCAAATGAAATAGTCTGTAACAGGGTATCACTACTCACCACTGGGATGGATCCTTGTGGCTCATCGTGGGATTAACTCTTGACTAGTCTGATGCTGCCTCTTTCAATTGCTCACCCCatggtctctctctctggagTCCTGTTACTCCCTCTTGGTGACTCAGGTGCTTCCTCATGgtggcttggccctctggccaggtcattatagttttccccttccagggttTCAAAGTCACTGGACTAGTTGACAGGGTATTGTTCCCAGCAATCCTCCAATTCAAAGCTATACCCCTTACCCAGGGGCTGTGAGGAGAAGCCAGGCCCATCCATCCTCCACTCTGGATTCCATCTCAGGGATCCTcaaatcagcagccaaggtctgcgcCATCCCAAACCTTGCTGCCATCTCCCTGAACCTTTGCCTACTCCACCTCTACTGAGCTTCTTCTCCACCAACCTTCTGGGTAAACCCTTCCTTCAGGTCCTGGATCTAGGGCTTCTACTCTCCCCCGGGTCTCCTCCTTGCCCATTCTAAGTGACTACGGTCTTTCACACTGCAGTCTCCTTCTGCCCTCACTGCTTGCCTTATACCAGCTCTGCTTGCTACTGCCTAGCTGGGCTCTATCTTCAATCAGAGCTTTCCTATCAAGGTCGACTCTCTCTCTCAGGTATGGCCTATCAGGTTACTTAACCCCTTCTGAGCCAcattaaccctttccaggctAGTGTGGGCGTGGACACCTCATTGCATGGTCAAAGAGTAATGATAAATACATTTTTTCACATGCCTATTTCCTGCAGATATATTGTATACTATGCCAAAGAAAATAACAACATAGCCAATAAGCTCAACAAAATGTGTCTCAATAGATAATATAATTGGATGAATTATCCTGCATTTATCTATGTGATTATTAAATTTATAACAATATTTTATTCAGACCCAGGTGGAGGTGACAGAGTGATGTCACTTTGTCTTTTTAAGATGTATACTATTGTTAGTCATGGGATAACCTCCCATCTCTAGACCTTAGAATATGGCTTCATTGTCTCAGAACGCCTGAGGACAGAGCAGAATGTCTACAGGCTTTGCTGTTAAACTAGCTAAAAGAAATTCTGAACAAttagtttaaaaattattttttttatttaatattattaCTGCTGGAGAGGCCCTAATAAAGATCAAGACACCCCCGCACCCCTGCAGTACTAGGCACTGCACATATACAGAGGCAGACTTAGCCCTTGCCTTGAAGAGTGTATGGTCTAAGAAGAAGTACAACAAAACTGAACTATGCAAAGAGTTGtggagttgggtttttttgttgttaagtttttaatttttcttcttctgtGGGAAATGCCTCCCCTCCCTTATTGCTAGGGAGGCTGAGGCTTGGCATGATCAATAGCTGTTGTAAAGCCAAATCCTTTTATTGATATAATATCAACAGCATACTAGAAACTTAATGAtcctgaacaggggcggctccaggccccagcatgctaagcgtgtgcttggggcggcatgccgcggggggcgctttgccggtcgccgggagggcagcaggtggctccagtggacctcccgcaggcgtgcctgcagagggtccgctggtcccacggctttggtggagcatccgcaggcgtgcctgcgggaggcccactggagccgcgggaccagcggaccctccgcaggcacgtctgcaggaggtccaccggagccgcgggaccggcgaccggtagagcgccccccgcagcgtgccgccatgcttggggtggtgaaattgctagagccgcccctgatcctgaAGATAAGATTCCTGCTGCAAAGAACATACTCACTTGAACATTCTTCTTAAAGTTAATGAGACTACTTGTAAGATGACCAgggtttgaagtcaatggggctattcaTAAAACTACAGTAGggtctcagagttacaaacaccttaaCTAGGAAGTGACCAGTCAACTACATGGAACCAGAAGTAtgaaatcaggcagcagcagagaccgcATCCCATCCCTGACCCAGAAAAAaaccaaatacagtacagtactgtgttaaatgtaaactacttaaaaaaaaaaaggaaagcagcatttttcttctctatagtaaagtttcaaaatagtattaagtcaatgttcagttgtaaacgtTTGAAAGaccaaccataacgttttgttcagagttaggaacatttcagagttaagaATAACCTCCATTCCCggggtgtttgtaactctgaagttctactgtatcaGGATTTGAAGCCAATGACCCTGATCTTCAATTCCCATAAAATTACAAAatagttgagggtgctcagcactttgttgGAGGTGCTCAACACCACCAGGGATTAGTCTTCATGGCTTCAGTCCAGCAAGGTACTGAGAATTTGAGTGCAATCCAGCAAAGCAACTGAGATTATGTGAAGTTGAGAACATTAGttttattaacttcaatgggacaatTCAGATGTTTAAATTTAAGCAAATGCTTATGTGCTTTATTGGACTGGGATAGAGAGTGTTCAAAAGCTAGCAAAGACAAGTTCTATGCCAGTAAGACAAGGAGAATTTGAATATAAAAGAAATATtgacattgatttcaatagcGACAGAATGAGGGCTTTGGTTCTTATTCAAGGTAAGAACATTGCCATCTGACCCCCTATTCTGGGTTCCAAGGTCCTCTTGAATGTAAAAAAATCCACCACAAAAATCAAGTTACTAACCCTTCAGTACATTCTAAAAATCCTAACTGGAATTAAAAACAGAAGGAGAGAACAGCTGTGTACATCAGACAGACTGAAGACTGCTGAGATAAAGATCTAGAGAGGCTGGATTTTTATAGAGGATTAAGTCCCTGAAATACCAGACAAAATAAATTGCAGATTTGTGTTGGATGGGAGTCATAACATTGGGTCTGGGTATAAATAAAATTACATAAATTAATCATTCTTGTTATAAATGTTAACTTCCTGATGTAATCAATTATTCTGCTATAATGCCATATTTGGCAGGCTTTATTACTAAATTATGGATTAATTTTCATGCCTGTTTCTGAAAGGCAGGTAATGGAATAACAAATCGTACTGCATTGTTAATAAAGCTCAGAGTCTATTTCCACAATATATTTCCATGAGGACCTAATGTTTAGGATTTCACTCACTTTATCAATCTATTCACATAAAAGCTATTTTTATCTGCGCTATTATCAGTGGAATTCATTTAATTGGGGGACTTGCAGAAGGACATTACACAGGGGGAGCCTAGAAAAATGAGGATGAACTACTATAAGCATACCTTTATTTGCTCTAAAGTACATTCCACTTCCTATTATTTGGCATCATTAAAGACTCTCCTGACAATCTTTCTACAAAATGGGTATCTATAAATACTATGTTGGCAGCTTTCTGAGCTAAAGCTGTcttagcttcttttttttttctgtaacatCAATAAGTATATAACATTTCTTCTATAACACTGGAATTGAGAATCTGCCTTTGAATCAAGGATAGACAGTAATGGCAAATGGTCCTAGGGGATAGAACACCAATCACATTGTAAAGCCCTATTTTGGGCAGACTGTACGTACCTTGAAAGATCTGTCACTTTTTTTAAGATACATTTTGGCAACACTTGTGTAGCTTGTCATgccactagagcagtggttctcaaccaggggtatgtgtaacCCTGGGGGTACGCACATGtgttccaggggatacatcaactcatctagatatttgcctagttttacaacaggctacctaaaaagcactagcaaagtcagtacaaactaaaatttcatagacaatgacttgtttatactgctctatatactatacactgaaatacaagtacaatatttttattccacttgatttattttataattatatggtaaaaatgagaaagtcagcaatttgtcagtaatgtGTGACACTGTAAAGTGttttgtgacacttttgtattatgtctgattttgtaagcaagtagtgtttaagtgaggtgaaatttagGGGGTATGCGAGACAAACCAGACTCCTAAAAGGGGTTCAGttgtctggaaagattgagagccactgcactaaAGTATTACTGAAGGACTATATAATAGAGAGATTTTTAATTCACCAAGTGAATTATTGTTGATATTTCTCTGTTTTCTCTAGGTAATTCAGCAATATTCAGGTGACAGGACGCTGATGGATCACACTTGGAGTAACTTAAttaggtcatttaaaaaaaataccttaATGTTTTACAAGGACCAAGTTCTCTTTTCTCTATGgagttggggctgggaaggatgaaaaaatattaatgtttCCCATTATGGTGCATCTCCACAGTTGCATAGTTATTCAAACCAAATATCAATTTGCTTTTTCTACTGTTTGAAGATGTTTTTCCATAATAATAATGTGCAGAATTTAAGATGTCATGGAATGGAATGATGTCTGATCTGATTATCGTCACAGTTAACGTGATAGTAGATAATTAGTCTGTTGCATCTGAAATGCTTCCACGACATATTTCAAAATCATAAAGAAGAAATGGTAATTTCTCTACTACTGGAATTCACCCTTAGCATAGCAACAGTACCTTTCTCCAGAGAGAATTCTGCTTCACATTCATCCTCCTTTCATCGGTTGATCTATAAGTCCCTGATGAACTTTTGTAGAGACAGTATTGGTAGTGCCCATGACAACATTCGTGCGTGGGAAGCTTGTTGTTATGGGACCAGGTTGTTAAATCACACAGTacatggttttggttttttttcttccaggaAACATATGATGAAAGGATGGCATTTCTGTGTGCCATCTCCTCTTTCACTGACACTATTGACTACATCTAAAATTTGAAAGCACATACTTATGCACTTTAAAAGATACACTGAGAAGGCTCCTATGCAAATGAAGAGTGAAAGCTACATTAATGAATAAGATAAACTAACTACCATTATGTCTCTTCCTCCTGAGACACTCCAAACAGAGAGGGTATTTTTTATTCAGATGAAATCTCATTAGGACTTCTTATGCTCTTAAATACAGTACAGATGGGCAAGCTGTTTCCtgcaatttaattattttatttaaccaTTGAATTTTTTCTGTTCATGAATGGTCTGTGAACAGATCTTGAGGTCCATGAATTTGTTCATTGTTCAAAAATTACTCCAtttatgttttatataaacatatTTCAGCCCAATAGTTTATTGGATACTTAGACCACATGATATATTTCTGTTTTCTAGGTAGATGAGTGTAATGCATAGAATCAGGTTTCTGGTGAAATTACTATTGTTATGATTTCATAATTCACTTTCCATTAATATTTTgcaatattcacttaaaattcactgtCTCTGCAAACTTTCCTGTCAGTGAAAAAATTCACTAAGGACTCAACCCTGCAAAGACTGTCAGACATAG from Mauremys mutica isolate MM-2020 ecotype Southern chromosome 3, ASM2049712v1, whole genome shotgun sequence harbors:
- the LOC123366659 gene encoding uncharacterized protein LOC123366659, with the protein product MLDAILGGDPTSITKSPMDTWAGLDVAKRGPNPEDTVIDEKVELDDNVELLSGSPCGAGSQERFTTPEVSSQSQQLLSGEQEAGKEMPADVAFRNTLHTLAKRLCQIRKCPRRSKDDMFWEVLHFSDAEKRERKDWWKAERQDRKENHEFVKDASEWMIKVMEEQMQLLESLIMLQPEQMHACPPLQHIQNFFPCPAPNFTRTVLSAFRDFLVSPSLHPLRQLS